The Haloprofundus salinisoli region GTCTGTACGCCCTCGTGCTACGTCGACGATATCGGGTCCAAGCAGGTGCGGTACTCGGGCTACCACGAACTCGCATACCTCCACCCCGACCGCTTCGCGCCGGACCCGACGGTGCTCAACGACCTGGGCCTCGACGAGGGCGACTCGTTCGTCGTCACCCGGTTCAACGACTGGGGGTCGTCGCACGACGTGGGTCAGAGCGGCTTCGACGACATCGACGAGGTCGTCGAGCGCCTCGCCGAGACGGGCGCGAAAGTGTTCGTCACCGCCGAGATGGACCTGCCCGAAGACGTCGAGGGCCACCGCCTCGACCTCTCGCCCGAGCGGATGCACGACCTGCTGTACTACGCCGACTGCTACGTCGGCGAGGGGGCGACGACGGCCGCCGAGTGCGCGATGCTCGGCACCCCGGCCGTCTACGTCAACAGCCTCGCTCTGGGATACGTCAGCGAACTCGACGACGAATACGACCTCGTCTACAGTTGCAACGGGCCGAACAGACACCGAGAGGCGCTGGGCTACGCCGTCGACATCCTCGAAGGCCGCGACGGCGACGCCGACGCGTGGCGCGCCCGCCGCGACCGACTGCTCGCAGACCACGTCGACGTGACCGACGTCATCGTCGACCAGGTGGAGTCCGCGGGCGGCGGCAGCGACAGACGACAGACACTCACAGCATGAGAGTCCTCCAACTCATCACCTCGACGCGCTCGTTCTTCGAACAGCAGGTCGAGGCGCTGGAATCGCAGGGCGTCGACTGTACCGTCGTCTCGGTTCCCGCCGAGTACAGCCCCGACTCCCCCCGCACCGTCCGCGACTACCTCCGGTACTACCCCGAGGTGCTCGCCGAAGGACTCGACGCCTACGACCTCGTCCACGCGAACTACGGCCTGACGGTCCCGTTCGCGCTGGCACAGCCGACCCGTCCGCTCGTGCTCACCCTCTGGGGGACGGACATCATGGGCGAGTACGGTTGGCTCCGTCACATGAGTCGTGTCGGCGCGCGCGCGGCCGACGAGACGGTTCTTCCGAGTCGCGCGATGGCGAGTCACCTCGGCCAGAACTACACCCACCTCCCGTTCGGCGTCGACACCGACCGGTTCCGCCCCGTCGGCCGCGACGAGGCCCGAGAGCGACTCGGCTGGGAGACAGACGAGAC contains the following coding sequences:
- a CDS encoding DUF354 domain-containing protein, encoding MRVAVTVQHPGHVHFFKHAIEELEARGHEVHVFAREKEMAVRLLELYGIEHEVLAGESHGLASLAAVQATYELRLLRRARELNPDVITAIGGVAAAHVAPLVGARSVVFYDTEHATIIKNLAYPFAHTVCTPSCYVDDIGSKQVRYSGYHELAYLHPDRFAPDPTVLNDLGLDEGDSFVVTRFNDWGSSHDVGQSGFDDIDEVVERLAETGAKVFVTAEMDLPEDVEGHRLDLSPERMHDLLYYADCYVGEGATTAAECAMLGTPAVYVNSLALGYVSELDDEYDLVYSCNGPNRHREALGYAVDILEGRDGDADAWRARRDRLLADHVDVTDVIVDQVESAGGGSDRRQTLTA
- a CDS encoding glycosyltransferase is translated as MRVLQLITSTRSFFEQQVEALESQGVDCTVVSVPAEYSPDSPRTVRDYLRYYPEVLAEGLDAYDLVHANYGLTVPFALAQPTRPLVLTLWGTDIMGEYGWLRHMSRVGARAADETVLPSRAMASHLGQNYTHLPFGVDTDRFRPVGRDEARERLGWETDETVALFPYEKSRNEKNYPRARAVVEAADADVTLRTVSNVPYEEMPYYMNASDALLVTSRRESGPMVVKEAAACGLPVVSTDVGFVRDEFADAPGVAVGTTDDELAFELDRMVAEVDTLADRERRRSVSPDVSVDRMGERLASLYECVARRAA